In Candidatus Methylomirabilota bacterium, the following proteins share a genomic window:
- a CDS encoding phytanoyl-CoA dioxygenase family protein, translated as TAAKPNIRRLRKAVDQHPELWTFARDAAVVDLVADLLGPDLRFHSSKLNFKWSAGGDAVRWHQDIQGWPHTHCGVLTFGVYLEDTGPAQGPLTLLPGTQRGPLFDQFDERGVWTGALSPGDVAGLPVDRAVEACGPAGTVVLIDCRVVHGSAANHSPRMRPLLLNVYAAADALPLTPAPAPTTHTGELVRGEEPAYVHMEPYPAKLPPRWDRVGYRSIFAAQSAAARAAYAD; from the coding sequence ACACTGCCGCGAAGCCGAACATCCGGCGCCTGCGCAAAGCGGTGGACCAGCACCCCGAGCTCTGGACCTTTGCCCGGGACGCCGCCGTCGTCGATCTCGTTGCCGACCTGCTCGGGCCCGATCTCCGCTTCCACAGCTCCAAGCTCAACTTCAAGTGGTCGGCCGGTGGCGACGCCGTGCGCTGGCACCAGGACATCCAGGGGTGGCCGCACACCCACTGCGGCGTGCTGACCTTCGGTGTCTACCTCGAGGACACCGGGCCCGCGCAGGGACCGCTCACCCTGCTGCCCGGTACGCAGCGCGGCCCCCTCTTCGACCAGTTCGACGAGCGCGGGGTCTGGACGGGCGCCCTCAGCCCGGGCGACGTCGCGGGCCTGCCGGTGGACCGCGCGGTCGAGGCGTGCGGGCCGGCGGGCACGGTGGTGCTGATCGACTGCCGCGTGGTGCACGGCTCGGCCGCCAATCACTCGCCGCGCATGCGGCCGCTGCTCCTCAACGTCTACGCCGCCGCCGACGCGCTGCCCCTCACGCCTGCGCCCGCGCCGACCACGCATACCGGCGAGCTCGTGCGGGGCGAGGAGCCGGCCTACGTGCACATGGAGCCCTATCCCGCGAAGCTTCCGCCGCGCTGGGACCGCGTGGGCTATCGCTCGATCTTCGCCGCGCAGAGTGCAGCCGCGCGCGCGGCCTACGCCGACTAA
- a CDS encoding carbonic anhydrase, protein MRNLVEGIHRFQAGVFGPQRDLFRRLVDKQAPDSLFITCSDSRIVPNLITQTQPGELFILRNAGNIIPPWGVPSGESAAIEYGVEALGISDIIVCGHTHCGAMKAVIDPSEVKDMPAVATWLTHCDGTRRILRAAYPDVIGDELVETAVEENVLVQIEHLRTHPSVMAALACGRLTLHAWIYDIAEGSVHAFDPDRGQYVPIAEAGQGAKHEPVLGRRRQI, encoded by the coding sequence GTGAGGAACCTCGTCGAAGGCATCCACCGATTCCAGGCCGGCGTGTTCGGCCCTCAGCGCGACCTCTTCCGGCGGCTGGTGGATAAGCAGGCGCCGGACTCCCTGTTCATCACCTGCTCGGACTCGCGCATCGTGCCGAATCTCATCACGCAGACCCAGCCGGGCGAGCTCTTCATCCTGCGCAATGCCGGCAACATCATCCCGCCCTGGGGCGTGCCGTCTGGAGAGTCGGCCGCCATCGAGTACGGGGTGGAGGCCCTCGGCATCTCCGACATCATCGTCTGCGGCCATACCCATTGCGGCGCGATGAAGGCGGTGATTGATCCCTCCGAGGTGAAAGACATGCCCGCCGTCGCCACCTGGCTTACTCACTGTGACGGCACGCGTCGCATCCTTCGCGCCGCCTATCCGGACGTCATCGGCGACGAGCTGGTCGAGACGGCGGTGGAGGAGAACGTGCTGGTGCAGATCGAGCATCTCCGCACGCACCCGAGCGTGATGGCGGCGCTCGCGTGTGGCCGGCTCACGCTGCACGCGTGGATCTACGACATCGCCGAGGGCAGCGTGCACGCCTTCGATCCCGACCGCGGTCAGTACGTGCCGATCGCGGAGGCGGGGCAGGGCGCCAAGCACGAGCCCGTGCTCGGACGCCGCCGCCAAATCTAA
- a CDS encoding nitroreductase family deazaflavin-dependent oxidoreductase — protein sequence MPDYIPSPRQWVREQVELYEGSGGTAGTTLRDTGLPVIIVTHTGNKTGAIRKTPLMRVKDGANYILVGSVGGAPNNPVWVYNLRANPVVEIRDLTVVQPMRVREAHDDAERARLWDLAVAAFPPYADYQARTARKIPLFVASPAR from the coding sequence ATGCCGGACTACATCCCGAGCCCCCGACAGTGGGTGCGCGAACAGGTCGAGCTCTACGAAGGAAGCGGCGGCACCGCCGGCACCACCCTCCGCGACACCGGGCTGCCGGTCATCATCGTGACGCACACCGGGAACAAGACGGGCGCGATCCGCAAGACGCCGCTCATGCGCGTCAAGGACGGCGCCAACTACATCCTCGTCGGCTCGGTGGGCGGCGCCCCTAACAATCCGGTGTGGGTCTACAACCTGCGCGCCAACCCCGTCGTGGAGATCCGTGACCTCACGGTGGTCCAGCCGATGCGCGTCCGCGAGGCGCACGACGACGCGGAGCGGGCGCGGCTCTGGGACCTCGCCGTCGCCGCCTTTCCGCCCTACGCGGACTATCAGGCGCGCACCGCCCGCAAGATTCCCCTGTTCGTGGCGTCGCCGGCGCGCTGA
- a CDS encoding septal ring lytic transglycosylase RlpA family protein, giving the protein MNTLLRTKARGIVAILVTLAMVSGLEVAVAQTEEGIAHHYSDKFEGKKTASGEMYDKAKLTAAHKKLPMGTKVKVTNVENNKSVVVTVNDRMGASSKAVIDLTPRAAEELGFKGRQAKVKLEVQK; this is encoded by the coding sequence ATGAACACGCTGCTCAGGACGAAGGCCCGCGGGATCGTGGCGATTCTGGTGACGCTGGCGATGGTGTCGGGACTGGAAGTAGCCGTCGCCCAGACCGAGGAAGGCATCGCCCACCACTACAGCGACAAATTCGAGGGCAAGAAGACGGCCAGCGGCGAGATGTACGACAAGGCCAAGCTGACGGCGGCGCACAAGAAGCTCCCGATGGGCACCAAGGTCAAGGTGACCAACGTCGAGAACAACAAGAGCGTGGTGGTCACCGTCAACGACCGCATGGGCGCCTCGAGCAAGGCGGTGATCGACCTCACCCCGCGCGCGGCCGAAGAGCTCGGCTTCAAAGGCAGGCAGGCCAAGGTCAAGCTGGAAGTCCAGAAGTAG